TACTTGAATATATCTCAAAGATTACTTGAATTAATGAATAATGATAATGCTTCAATAAACGAATACACTTCAGAGCAACTTATCAAAATCTTGACTTGACGGCATAAGACAATACACTTCACAACAGATCATTCAAATGATAAACTACAGCATACGACAACACCACAATGTATCTgccagataaaaaaaaaagtactgcAATATGCATGCAGATTCCATACCTGAATATAACTTGCTCCTAGCAAGGCTCCATTACCAAGTTGAAATTGTGTCCTATAGTCTTTTCCctgaaaaatataacataatgaaattataaaacaggAATAAGACTTGAAGATTGTTCATATGGATAGTAAGTGAAACTTCCATTAAGAAACTCCAATGCAATATACGTctaacaaaattcaaaatttaatagaaaGAACATGCAAAAACATGACTAGGAGATGGGTGAGGCATTGCATGGTGTAGTCGAGAAATAGTAAGGTAGCTGACCTTGTAATCAAAGTTGATCATCGCATGAGACATATGCGGCTCATTTGTGAGCTGTACATGCAGACAAGAAAACAGAACATTATGATGAGTAAAAGAGAcaagaaacaaaacagaaatAAGCATGGCAATAGAGGCATAAGGGGACACCATAAACCAAATACTGCACAAATAAATAGAATGGACATTCCACGGCACTTCTACACTTACTTTTTCTGGTACCAATAAGTTGTAAGTGGTACCACTCGAAAGTAGAAACCACAAAACagtacaagtttttttttttcgtaatagagtccaaaatatatatactaactAATCAAAGAAGTAGCAGAAGAAGAAAGGGTGTGAAACATAAGAAAATGATAGGCACTCAGGCAACATTACTCATAATGGACACACATATACATACCTGAGCATTGGCtttaaaagtgagattttcGGACAAATCACACTTGACTCTGGCATTGAGCCTCCCATCAGTCAAAATTCTGCCCCAGAGCAACAACTGCAGAAAAGcatcatcatcaataaaaaaacacaaactgaAAGGCCATTTGAATGAAGTCCAAGTTACCCTAGGGTGATCAATGAAGGTTGAGCCAAACTCATAGTGAGCAGTTGGAATCTTAATTGTCTCCGTGGACTGAGAAGGAACCTCAGTAGGTCCCATCAACACGCTGAtcagacaacaacaacaagatcagcaaattaataataaatgaacTTTACACAAtcgaatttcataaattaaaaaatagaaagaaaacataaaGGTACCTGTGATTGAGGGAGAACTTCTGATTGAGCATCTTGGTGAAATCAAAACGCATGCCCTCAAAAAGATCTGGCTTCAAAGACACTGtccaaaaagaaaggaatttaaACGTGAGATAGTCGTAGTGCAAGTTGGAAATGGAAGCGATTGAAGGAAGAGGTTACTGACTCATAGCTTCGCGATGGAGCTCTTCGAAGGGAATCGGACATGGAAGGTTCAAGTAATCGACCTTGGTgtcggcggcggcggcggcggcggcggcagGAGGGGGAGGAATGGGGGTCGCCATTGATGATgagaagagagaagaggaaCGCGAATCAAATCTGAAAAATGTGGACTTCTAAAACCCCTTCTCAACAACCCTTCCACCACTGCTAAAACCCTAGTTTACTTTCCTTCTATGCTTATACGCACCTTCCTTGCGCCTCAAACGTTGACCCGACCCGTTTTACAAACTTGCCAAACGGGTTTCACCGTTTACCCGAATAACTCCCCCATCCACTTTACCGAATACatattttagaatttagatGTTGGTATTCGCTTTTGAAAATACCtagttttcaattaattaattagtcgtatttgatgaaaaataatttttaaaatacacatttacaaaaattaaaagggtACTATAAGACATGTGACATACATGTACGTAGACAGAGTTACATTGGATTGAGGGGTGactttgagaaaaaatataagtatgtaTATAGTGTTGTTATCTTTTGTCccttcttttataatttaaacctgttgtttttatttttcaactgttgtcaatttttttattttttattggctaatattttgttctcttttctacTCACCTAGTTCTCTTACACTTTATTCAACTGCACATTTCGTTTCTCCCGTGTTTTATTTTCGCAGTATGATaatcatgattttaaattattgtacgtaatcgtaaaaaaaaatttacaattcatgattttaaattactttttatgaGTATGAcgttttagtctctcttttttattatctCGAAACAATTTACTTTtctagaaatttaaattatattaacagtttcttcaattttacttttatttagtaACTCATTATTAGTAGTGCAAACATCAAATAAAAACGTTTTACTATAAATATAGTAATATGTTAcatctattaaatatttattaatcataTACATTAACCTTAAACATCAATAATTATGAAAAGGAGATGGCGTACTGATATAATTAGTAATTTCAATATTAGAATCGTCACTTAATAACATATTAATCCATatacattatttacttattacCTGTTGTGTCCActcaagagttttttttttgtaagtgtTATTTAAAGTGACCGACTTCAATTCCTGAAATGGGTCATGTaacttaaaaattgattttctgaGTTGTGTTTGACTTATCAAATTTCTAAGAAAGACCATCAAAGTTTGAGACTGGGATTAGACAACTAAGAGAAGTAAAGAaaaattactaagtgaaaaaCGTTGAAAAAATCTGAGATCACATAATACAACAATTATTAGCAATGGTTGAAGTCACTTAAACAATTATGTACTATACTTACCAGTTACAATCAGAAATCTACAAAAATAAAGACTTATGTGGTCATTTTTTCTTGGCTGAAATACATTTGCACAAAATTGTTGTAAGACATACATTCCGAATATCAGTTACGGCTACTAGTTCAAAAAGTCAATTCACATTTCTACCATTATTCTTCAATTCGTCCTTTTACATTTCTTGCAATTTTATTACCGTATTTATTCTTCTCCTgtgtcttttattttattttagttccttttccttttttgatttaacattttaaaaatagtctTCAGATTTGAAGATAAATAATAGTCTATAAGATGTTCAACTTCTAAATTATAGTGCATCTTAATTCTAATATCGATTAATCTTGGAATTCGACttacaatcaatttatttaatgcTCAGCAAGTTGAAAGCACAACGTTGTTGATTTATCGACAAGAAATGCGCTAGTTGATTTGAATTGAAACAGACCAACATACCAGCATGCTTAacaataatgttaaaaaatgcaTTAGTTTGATACAAACCCTAAATCACTCATTACAACCTCCATAATATCGCAAAAGGCTTAAATAAAAACTGGCCCTTGATATTCTTTGGACACAAAAACGAAAAAGGAGAGAAGATTGATGTACTTAGTGAGCAAAGTTGCATTGGGATATTTGAGAAACTGGGGTAGGTTTCACAAGGAGATGTTGGCAAAGTAAAGACGATTCACAGACCAAGGTTGTTTGTTTATTCTTTTGCTCTTATTAGGTCAAAGAGGTGTTACGTATTGTTCATTCTTCTACTCCTAGTTAGGCATGCCCTTTGAAAATCTAACAGGAAAACAAATCCCTGACAACCATTGTTCTGAACATCCTCCTCGCACAAACAACATGACAATAATAAAAGCACCACCATTGCGATGTATAATTGATCccaattcaaattataaaatcctATATAATCGCACAATCAAGCGCGATTATCGCAATAGAAGCAGCAATCCAAACACTAACAAGATAAAAGCAGCATTCAagcaattatatttaataacgaCATAACTTAAACTTAACCATTATATAACTGTATTCAGAATTCGATTGATCTTAACTCAGCGCAGAACCAATAAAACAGAGAAAGTACTTTAACAACTTATGATGAATagcttaaaaaaaaaggaggaaatCAACGGTAGGACTTCTGAAACCTGGCGCGAGCACCGCGACCACCGAACTTCTTGGGCTCGCAGCGGCGGGGATCGGCGACGAGGAGGGTGCGGTCGTACCTGACGAGGATGTCCTTGATCTCCTTCTTGGACTGCTCGTCGACGTACTTCTGGTAGTAAGCGACGAGAGCCTTGGCTATGCTCTGCCTGATGGCGTATATCTGGGAGGTGTGACCGCCGCCCTTCACGCGGATGCGCATGTCCACGCCGGCGAAGCGGTGGCGACCGAGGAGGAGGATTGGCTCGAAGGCCTTGAAGCGGAGGATCTCCGGCTCCACCAGCTCGATCGGGCAGCCGTTGATCTTAATGAGGCCTCGGCCGCGCTTGCAGTAGGTCACTGCCACCGCCGTCTTCTTCCGCCCGAAGCACTGCACTTGCTCGATTGCTGCTGGTGCTGCCCCTCCTGGTATTGCACTTGAAAAAATCACCGCCATTTTCGCCACTCACTAAAACCTAGGGTTTCGTCTCTCACTGCCTGCCTATCCAATTCTCTCTTGTCTCGCGCTATATATATTCCACCCACCAATTAGG
This genomic interval from Glycine max cultivar Williams 82 chromosome 5, Glycine_max_v4.0, whole genome shotgun sequence contains the following:
- the RSDV1-LIKE gene encoding mitochondrial import receptor subunit TOM40 homolog 1-like (The RefSeq protein has 1 substitution compared to this genomic sequence); amino-acid sequence: MATPIPPPPAAAAAAAADTKVDYLNLPCPIPFEELHREAMMSLKPDLFEGMRFDFTKMLNQKFSLNHSVLMGLTEVPSQSTETIKIPTAHYEFGSTFIDHPRLLLWGRILTDGRLNARVKCDLSENLTFKANAQLTNEPHMSHAMINFDYKGKDYRTQFQLGNGALLGASYIQSVTQHLSLGGEVFWAGQHRKSGIGYAARYNTDKSVATGQVASTGMVLLSYVQKVSEKVSLASEFMCNYLSRDVTASFGYDYILRQCRLRGKIDSNGCVAAFLEERLNMGLNFILSAELDHRKKDYKFGFGLTVGE
- the LOC100527911 gene encoding 40S ribosomal protein S16, which gives rise to MAVIFSSAIPGGAAPAAIEQVQCFGRKKTAVAVTYCKRGRGLIKINGCPIELVEPEILRFKAFEPILLLGRHRFAGVDMRIRVKGGGHTSQIYAIRQSIAKALVAYYQKYVDEQSKKEIKDILVRYDRTLLVADPRRCEPKKFGGRGARARFQKSYR